Genomic window (Bosea vaviloviae):
GCGCTGCGGATAAGCGGCGTGCGGCGTTTCCTGATCGCCGGCGGCGAGACCTCGGGCGCCGTGCTGGATCGCCTTGCGATCCACTCGCTGCGGGCCGGCGCTTACCGCGCGCCGGGCGTCTCGCAGGCCCTGTCGGAGGGGGCGACGCCGCTGGCCTTCTGCCTCAAATCGGGCAAGCTTGGCCCCGAGGACATGTTGCTGCCGATGCTCGCAAGTATGGAACAAGGAGAGCAGCCGTGACCGCCGCGATATCGGAAGCCGATGCCCGCGCTGAGCTGTGCAATATCTACCGGAAGATCGAGGGTTCGGGCCTGAGCCTCGGCAATGCCGGCAATATCAGCCTGCGCCTGAATGAGGCCATGCTGATCAGCCCGACCGGCGCCGACGGGGCGACCGTGGCGCCGGAAGATTTCGTGCTGACGCGCTTTGACGGCACGGCGCTATCACCCGGCACACCGTCCAGCGAATGGGCGATCCATGGTGGAGTCTACGCGGCGGGGCTCGCTCAGGCTGTGATCCATGCCCATCCCGATTGTTGCGTCGCGCTGTCCTGCCTGCGCCGCCCGATGCCGCCGTTCCACTATATGGTAGCGGCCTTCGGCGGGCACGAGATCCCCTGCGCACCCTATGCGCCCTTCGGCACGACGGCGCTCGCCGAAGGCGTCGTGGCGGCGCTGGCGGGTCACAGCGCCTGCCTGATGGCCAATCACGGCATGGTCTGCATCGGCTCCACACTGGCGCAAGCCTTTGCGCGCACGGTCAAGCTCGAAATGCTGGCGCGGCAGCTGCTGCTCGCGCGCCAGGCCGGCGAGATCGTCCATCTCACCCAAGACGAGATGAATACGGTACTCGGACGCTATGCCGAATACGGTCGCGGCCGCCTGTCGAGCGGCTGAACGCTGGAGCCCTTCCGCGTTCCTCCGAACCGCAGAAGGGCTCTAGGCCTTTGATTTATCGCATTTTCTTCACGTGAACCGGTATCCACTTCACTCGAAAATGCGCGGTTTCACCGATATCTGGAGGGATGAGATGATCATCGTCACGGGCGGCACCCATGGCATCGGCCGGGCCTGCGTGGAGCGCCTGGGGCCACGCGGCGTCGTCTTCATCGGCCGCGACGTCGCGGCTGGCGAAGAGCTGGCAGCGCAGGTGCCGGGCGCGCATTTCGTCGCCGGCGATGTGACGAGCGAGCAGGATTGTCGGCGCGTCGTCGAGGCCGCCCTCGACCGTGGCGGCGGCCGCCTTGCGGGCCTGGTCAACAATGCCGGGCTGGGACGGCGCATGGTCTTCGCCGAGGCGACCCTCGAGGATTGGGACGCCGTGATGAACGCCAATGCCCGCAGCGCCTTCCTGTTCACGCGTCATGCGCTGGCGGGCCTGCGCGCGGGCAAGGGTGCGGTCGTCAATGTCGCCTCCGTCGCGGGCAAGTTCGGCGAGGAGGGGCTGGCGGTCTATTGCGCCTCCAAGGCCGCCGTGATCGCGATGACGCAGGCGCTGGCGCTCGAATTCGGCGAGGAGGTGCGCTTCAACGCGATCTGCCCCGGACAGATCGCGACCCGCATGATGTCGAAGGTGCTGGCCGATCCGCTGCGGCTGCGGCAGCTCGAACTGCGCATTCCCGCCGGCCGCCTCGGCGACCCCGGCGAGGTCGCCGACGTCGTCGAATGGCTACTCTCGGACAAGGCGAGCTATGTCAACGGCGCCGTATTGACCGTCGATGGCGGCGAGACGGCCGGGTTGCGGACGCCGCGCCTGCCGGAAGGATTTGTCGCGGGCTGAGCCGCCGCGTCAATCGCGGTCCGGCACAAGCTCCTGCACCGTCCTGGCCTCCGCCGCGATACGCCCCCAGTCATAGAGCATCGGCACCATCTCGCAGGCACTCCAGGGCGTATTCTGGTCGGCGTAATGTGGGCTTGCCGGATGTCCGGAAGTGCCGTGGAAGACGACCCAGCGGCTGTTGTCCCAGTTGCCGACATCGAAGACATAGCGCGACAGCGCGCCATAGGTCGCCACTGGGCCGACTGAGGGCACGATCCCATTCGCGAGCACGGTGTCGCCGTCTCCGCCGACCGGCAGGGAAGGCGGATCGAGCCGCTGCGCCCAGTCAGGGAACTGCGGCGAGAGCGGATGGGCAAAGCGCGGCCGATGCTCCTCGCCCCAACTCCGGCCGGTCAGGGTCGCCGCCGCTTCCGACAGCGCCTCCGACAGCACGTCGTCCCAGGTCGAGCCGTTGAGCATCCCGGCATCGTCGTCGCGCAGCAATGTCGGCACCGCCCACCAGACCTGGCCCTGCGGCGAGACGCCGGGCGCCACCGCGGCGAAGCGATGCATTGTGGCCCGCTCCAGCCTGCTGCGCAGGGTGACGATCCGCGTCAGGGCTCGCCGGAAGGCATTATAGGCGGCAGCCGCGGTCGAATCCGCGTCCATGCGACCGTTCCAGGCCATCAGATCCTGCCGCAGCCGCTCCGCACCGGCCTGCTCGCGCTGGCCCAGCGCCGCGAGACGAGTGCGGAACAGCTCGAGATGCGGGGATTGCGTATCGGCATGGATAGCCGCCGCATCGGCAACAGCGAAGGGCGCACCCGACTCCAGTCGCTGCAGGATGCGTTCGGCGCGATAGGGCGGGTGGCAATCGGTGGAGAGATAATCGGGATGATCATCCGCCACGACCCGGTTATTGGCGGTGACGATCAGGCCGCCGGGCGGGTCGATGACGCAGGGCATCGCCTCATGCGCGAACCAGCCCTGCCATTCATGTTCGCCGGTCCAGCCAGGCACGGGTAGCCAGCCATTGTCGCGCGAGCGCACCGGCACGCGGGCGCGCACCAGATGGCCGATCGCGCCGGCCGTGTCGCCGGCCACGAGATTATGGTCGATCAGGCCCCAGCCCCGCGTCGCCTCATAGAGTTCCAAGACGGTCGAGGCCGCAGGCATCCGCGTCAGGCAATCGAAGGAGAGGTCGGTCTCGGCGAACTGGACGGAGCGCAGGGACAGGCCGACCCCCTCGCGCGGATCGCCCGCTATCACAGGACCATGGCGCGTCTCGAAGATATCGAACTCCCGGTCGACCCCGCCCCTGACGGCGATCCGGTCGCGCCGATGGATGACGGGCTCGAAGCCCTCGCCGAAGCGCACCGCCATGCCCTCGTCAATGAACTGTTCGAGATAAAGGTCGTGGATGTCCATGAAGGCATGGGTGACGCAATAGGCGACGCTGCCGTTATGGGCGAAATGCGGGAAGCCCGGCACGCCCGGCACGGTGAGGCCGATCATGTCGAAGCGATCGCAGGCGAGATGGTGCTGCGCATACATGCCGGGGATCTCGAAGAGGCATGGGGATCGCCCGCGAGAATGGGCCGCCCCGTCGCCGTCCGACCCGGACCGACCGCCCAGTTGTTGCTGCCGCCTCCGGCCGCATCCGAGGCATCGCCGCCCATGGCCTTGAGCAGGTGGTCGACGAATGGGGCCAGCGCCGCCAGATCGGCTTCGAAGCGGTCGGCCTGGGCACCAGGGGGAATGCAGAGCAGGTCGCGTCCGCCATCATCGTAGCGCAGCTTCAGCGCGTTCTGCGCGCCCACGACCGGCAGCGCCAGCATCCGCCAGAGCTTGAACCAGATCGAGCCCATCAGCAGGCCAAGCCGCCGCATCACCGCAATGCTGTGCCAGGGCTCCCAGGGTTCCGGCGTTGCGCCAAGGAGCGCGTATTCGCAAGGGTGCGCCGCACCGGACTCCAGGAACGCATTCACGCCGGAGGCGTATGCCTTCAGCATATCCTTCGCCTCACCGGCAAGTGCCTCGTAGTCGCGCCGGCAGGCCTGCTCCAGGCCCAGCCGCCGCACCAGGATGTCGGCCTCGGCCGCCTCGGCCCCGAGCCATTCGGCAGCGCGGCCCAGCGCCTTGCGGCGCGTCAGCTCCATCTGGAAGAGGCGGTCTTGCGCATGCACGAAACCGAGCGCCCTGTAGGCATCCGCCTCGCCCACCGCCTTGATATGCGGGATGCCCCAGGCATCGCGCCGGACGGAAACGGAAGCCTCCAGACCAGGCAGGGACAAGGAGCCTGACAGCGGCGGCAGGGCCGCCTCGAGGGCGTCGCGATCGGCATCGGTCGTCATAGGCATCTCTCGTCAGGCGCGTTTTGGCGGTTCAGGCGTCGAGGGTGAGCTGCCAGAACATCGGGAAGCTGGACTGCACGATCGACTTGACGCGCGAGCGATAGCCCGCCGGTCGGCTGAACTGGCCCCACATAACCGAGGGCGTGTCCTTGTAAGCCTCGACCTGGATCTCGGCCGCGATGCGCTTGCGCATGACGGGGTCGGGCGCCTTGGCATAGGCTGTGAGCTTCTCGCTGATGGCCGCGTCGCAGCTCCAGCCGGCATAGTTGGCGCAGTTGTTGCCAATGTAGAAATGTGTCAGCGGCGACATCATGTCGATGTCGTTGGCATAGACCGGGAAGATGCCCCAGCCGTCCTTCTTGGCCCGGCGCGCGAGAACCGTACCCCAGTCCATCACCTGCTCATCGACGGTGAAACCGGCCTTGCGCATGTTGTCCGCCAGCACGGCGCCAGCCGTCTGCGAGATCGAGCCCGCGACCGTCAAGAAGACGATGGGCTCACCCTTGTAGGAGGTCTTCTTGAGGGCGGCGCGTGCCTCGTCGATAGCGAGCCTTGCGGTACCCGCGCCCTCCGAGCTGCTGAGAGGTGCATCGCACATGAAGAAGGACGGGCAGTTCTTGACCAGATAGCGATCGGGGATGCCGATCGCCTGCAGGACCTCGCCTTGGTCGACCAGTTTCCAGAGCACTTCGCGGACCGCCCTGTCGGCGAAGGGACCGGTCGCGTGATTGAGACGGAAATTGCCCTGGAACATGTCGAGGCCGGTCAGGGCCATGACGTTCACGTTCGACGCCTTCTCAAGCTTGTCGAGCCAGTCGAAGGGCAGATACTGCATGTAATCGATCTCGCCGGCGATCAGCGCGGTCGCCGCTGTCGCGTCGTCGGGCATGACGCGCAAGACCACCTCGTCGACTTTGACCACCTTCGCACCGGCCAGGAAGTCGGGCTTCTCGGAGCGCGGCTTGTACTGCTCGAAGCGCTCCAGAACGGCGCGGTCGCCCGGGCGCCAGGCGCTGGCCTTGAACTTGAACGGCCCCGATCCGATGATCTCCTTGATGCGCTCGTCACCAGGCGGGAGGATGCGCTCGGGCATCATCGCCGGCACCGGCGCATTGGGCTTGCCCAGCACGTCGAGCATCAGTGGAAAGGGTTCGCGCAACACGATCCTGAAGCTGCGCTCGTCCACCGCCTCGATCCCGGTCACAGCGGCCATGAGCATCTTGCCGAGCGCATCGCCGCGGGCCCAGCGCTTGAGCGAGGCCACGCAGTCCGAGGCCTTGACCGGCGCGCCATCATGCCAGGCGAGACCGTCGCGCAGCTTGAACTGCCAACTCAGGCCATCGGACGCGGTCGAGAACGTGTCCACCATCTGGGGGTGGATCGTTCCCGCCATGTCCATCGAAAACAGCGTATCGAAGACGTGATAGGCGAAGGTGCGCGTGATCGCGGCCGTCGTGGCATGCGGATCGAGGATCACCACCTCGGATTCGAGCACGGCGATCATCGACTTCGGCGCCGCCCGGGAGGCTGTGGGAACAGCGACGCTCACCAGCGCCGCCGCGCCGCCCAGGAGAACACCGCGTTTGCTCAGGTCCCGTCGCAACATGGCTTACCCTTTGGCTGCGAGATCGCGTGAAAGGCGCGCGATAAATATACGATATATCGAACTCACAGTGTCAAGCCTATGCGCAGCGTCGATCAGGGCGACCAAGAAAGCCGAAGTTGTGGCCAGGTCGGGTCGTGGCTCTGCTGGTGGTGTCGCTATTGTTACCCACCAAGCTCACCGGCCAGGCCGGGACGGTCAGGCTTTCGGCATATGTTTAATGATGAGAATGGCGGGCAGGCATGAGGAATAGACATCTAGTCCGATAATGGCGCGATCATCATTCTCAAGTTAACTGGGTCTGCCTCACTTGTGTGGTGAGCAACCCGGTGGAGAGAGGGAGCATGCGAGCCCTCAGGAATTCGGCGCCCATTAATCTGCCCTTCTACCTGCCGTTGCCCGAACATTCCGCCACACGTCAGGTCTGGCGCGCATACGGCGCAGCGACGTCCGGCAGTTGGTGAAGAAAACGCGTTAAAACAAAGGCCAGGGTTGCACGATGAGCGATGCGAACTTCACCCCGCTTCCGCCCGAGAGCTTCCGGCGCACGCCCTGGAAGAATGGCGGCGGTGTCACCATCGACATCGCCGACGCCTATCGCGAGGGTGCGGCGCCGGGCAGCTGGGAGGGCATGATCTGGCGCTTCGGCCGCACCAGCATCGTCGCGCCCGGGCCGTTCTCCGATCTGACCGGCTATGAGCGCCTGCAACTCGTCATCGCCGGGAGCGGCCTCGTCCTCGAAACGCCGGCAAGCCTCGAAATACCGGCAAGCGAGATCGACCTGCGCAAACCCTTCAAACCCGTCCGCTATGATGGCGGCACACCGATCGTCAGCCGCCTCGAGAACGGCCCGGTCGAAGTGGTGAACCTGATCGCCGACAGAGCGCTCTGCGAGATCGACCTCATCGTCGCAACGACGGGTCAGAACGCCGTGCTGAGCGCGGGAAACCACGTCATCTACGCGCCGGAGAATGCCTTCACGGGCTCCTGCGATGGAAAGCCTGTCCGGATCGAGCCAGGGCACGCACTCCTGATCGAAGCCAGGATTGCCGTATCGCTCCAGGCCGCGACAGGGCTCGCCCTCGTTGCGACCATCGCCCAACGGTCTCCCGCGGCCTGACGCCGCCTCAATGCGCGCGCTTCTTCGCGCCAGGCTTGGTCGCGGTCTGCGACGCGACGGGATCGCTCGCGGGGAATGTCCCCTTCAGCGCCTCATCCAGCTCGGCATCCCGGCCCTTGCCGCGACTGGCCTGCCGCTGCTCCTGCTGTTCCTTGCGTAGGCTTTCCTTGGCCCGATTGACGGTCGCCATGTGAAATCTCCTCTTCTGAGGGGTGAACGCGCAAAACCTATGCGCGTTCCACGGCAGCAGGCTCACCAGTGCCGTGGCCAGGCGATCCGCGCCACGAGCCCACCGCCCGGCCGCTCGGACAGCGTCAAACCACCGCGATGCGCCTCGGCAATAGCGCGCACGATGGCGAGCCCCAGACCGAAACCGCTGCTCTCGCGCAGGGTGCGGGCGAGATCGGCCCGGTAGAACGGCTCGAACACCTTCTCGCGATGCTCAGGCGCAATGCCCGGTCCATCATCCTCGACCACGATGGCGATAGTCTCGGCCTCGCCATCCTCGAGCCGCACCACGGCCTTGCCGCCGAACTTGATCGCATTGTCGACGAGGTTGGTGACGGCGCGCGTCATCTGGTCGGCATCGCACAAGGCCGAGGCGCGGATCGGCCCTTCATAGACGACGATATGGCCGAGATCAGCGAAATCATCGCAAACTGTCTGAAGCAAAGCCGGAACATCGGTCGCGACCATGCTGCCCGAGGCACGCCCCTCGCGCAGATAGGACAAGGCGCCGCTGACCATACGCTCCATCAACGCCAGATCCGCAAGGATGGCGCGGCGCTTGCCGTCATCGCCGATCTCCTCGGCGCGTAAGCGCAGCCGCGTGATTGGCGTGCGCAGATCATGGCTGACGGCTGCCAGCATCCGCGTCCGCTCATCGACGAGCCGCCGGATGCGCGCCGCCATCGCCCCGAAGGCGGCGGCGAGCCGCTTGACCTCGACAGGGCCATGCTCGAGCGAGACCGCCTCATCGCGATCGGGATCAAAGCGGTCGGCGGCCGTCGCCAGTTGCGACAGCGGCGAGACCACCGCTCGCGTCGCCCAGAGCGACAAAAGCCCGATCAGCATGGCAAGCGAAGCCAGCGTCGTGATCAGGTAGAAAATGAAGGCCGTGCCGCGCGGCGGCGGCGTCATGGCGGGCGGCTCGACCATCAACCCGGTTCCGTCGGTAAAGCGCAAGGCCGCGGCGGGCGGCAGCTCCCGCCTGGACTGCGCACCGGTCTCAAGCAGTTGCGCCTGCCCGAGGCCGGAAAGGTCCTGTTCGAGCAGCTCCAGCAAGGCCTCGTCATGCCTGTTCGGGTTGCGCAGGGGCGTGCCCTGCCCCG
Coding sequences:
- a CDS encoding sensor histidine kinase, translating into MKRFLLRLLPARAAAQIAVIVVGSLILANLVTVAVLLTLLPAELRRVPRFSYVTELVSLAQLHNAAATPELKAAIIEAATRANPRLSRLQPGQGTPLRNPNRHDEALLELLEQDLSGLGQAQLLETGAQSRRELPPAAALRFTDGTGLMVEPPAMTPPPRGTAFIFYLITTLASLAMLIGLLSLWATRAVVSPLSQLATAADRFDPDRDEAVSLEHGPVEVKRLAAAFGAMAARIRRLVDERTRMLAAVSHDLRTPITRLRLRAEEIGDDGKRRAILADLALMERMVSGALSYLREGRASGSMVATDVPALLQTVCDDFADLGHIVVYEGPIRASALCDADQMTRAVTNLVDNAIKFGGKAVVRLEDGEAETIAIVVEDDGPGIAPEHREKVFEPFYRADLARTLRESSGFGLGLAIVRAIAEAHRGGLTLSERPGGGLVARIAWPRHW
- a CDS encoding class II aldolase/adducin family protein, translated to MTAAISEADARAELCNIYRKIEGSGLSLGNAGNISLRLNEAMLISPTGADGATVAPEDFVLTRFDGTALSPGTPSSEWAIHGGVYAAGLAQAVIHAHPDCCVALSCLRRPMPPFHYMVAAFGGHEIPCAPYAPFGTTALAEGVVAALAGHSACLMANHGMVCIGSTLAQAFARTVKLEMLARQLLLARQAGEIVHLTQDEMNTVLGRYAEYGRGRLSSG
- a CDS encoding SDR family NAD(P)-dependent oxidoreductase; this translates as MIIVTGGTHGIGRACVERLGPRGVVFIGRDVAAGEELAAQVPGAHFVAGDVTSEQDCRRVVEAALDRGGGRLAGLVNNAGLGRRMVFAEATLEDWDAVMNANARSAFLFTRHALAGLRAGKGAVVNVASVAGKFGEEGLAVYCASKAAVIAMTQALALEFGEEVRFNAICPGQIATRMMSKVLADPLRLRQLELRIPAGRLGDPGEVADVVEWLLSDKASYVNGAVLTVDGGETAGLRTPRLPEGFVAG
- a CDS encoding HutD/Ves family protein is translated as MSDANFTPLPPESFRRTPWKNGGGVTIDIADAYREGAAPGSWEGMIWRFGRTSIVAPGPFSDLTGYERLQLVIAGSGLVLETPASLEIPASEIDLRKPFKPVRYDGGTPIVSRLENGPVEVVNLIADRALCEIDLIVATTGQNAVLSAGNHVIYAPENAFTGSCDGKPVRIEPGHALLIEARIAVSLQAATGLALVATIAQRSPAA
- a CDS encoding ABC transporter substrate-binding protein — its product is MLRRDLSKRGVLLGGAAALVSVAVPTASRAAPKSMIAVLESEVVILDPHATTAAITRTFAYHVFDTLFSMDMAGTIHPQMVDTFSTASDGLSWQFKLRDGLAWHDGAPVKASDCVASLKRWARGDALGKMLMAAVTGIEAVDERSFRIVLREPFPLMLDVLGKPNAPVPAMMPERILPPGDERIKEIIGSGPFKFKASAWRPGDRAVLERFEQYKPRSEKPDFLAGAKVVKVDEVVLRVMPDDATAATALIAGEIDYMQYLPFDWLDKLEKASNVNVMALTGLDMFQGNFRLNHATGPFADRAVREVLWKLVDQGEVLQAIGIPDRYLVKNCPSFFMCDAPLSSSEGAGTARLAIDEARAALKKTSYKGEPIVFLTVAGSISQTAGAVLADNMRKAGFTVDEQVMDWGTVLARRAKKDGWGIFPVYANDIDMMSPLTHFYIGNNCANYAGWSCDAAISEKLTAYAKAPDPVMRKRIAAEIQVEAYKDTPSVMWGQFSRPAGYRSRVKSIVQSSFPMFWQLTLDA